The following nucleotide sequence is from Candidatus Rokuibacteriota bacterium.
CCTGGAGGCGCTCGATCCCGTCGCGCTCCGTGACGTCGAGATAGTGGGCCATCTCCGGGTGCACGCGGACGACGATCTCCGGGCCGGCCGCGTCCGGGGCCTCGGCCTGGACCTTCCGGAAGATCTCCGCGGCCAGCGTGGCGTCCGACTTCACCACACCGCTGCCCTTGCACGTGGGGCACGGCACGCAGAACATGGACTGCAGCCCCTGCCGGACGCGCTTGCGCGTCATCTCCACGAGGCCCAGCTCGGAGATCTCGAGCACGTTGGTGCGGGCCTTGTCCTCCGCCAGCGCCTTGCGCAGCGCGCGGGAGACCTGCTCGCGGTGCTCGGCGCGCTCCATGTCGATGAAGTCGATGATGATGATGCCGCCCAGGTCGCGCAGCCGGATCTGGCGCACGACCTCGGTGACGGCCTCGAGGTTGATCTTGAGCACGGTCTCCTCGAAGTCGCGCTTGCCCACGTACTTGCCCGTGTTGACGTCGATGGCGACCAGCGCCTCGGTGTGGTCGATGACGATGTAGCCGCCGGACTTGAGCCAGACGCGGCGCCGGAGCGCCTTCTCGATCTCCTTCTCGACGCCGGTCGCCTCGAAGATGGGCCGCCGGTCCTCCCAGCGCTTCACCCGCGAGGCGAGCTGCGGCACCAGCGAGGTCACGAACTGGAGGCACTTCTCGTAGGCCTCGGGGGTGTCCACCAGGAACTCCTCCACCTCGGGCGAGAAGAGGTCCCGCACCACACGGAAGGTGAGGTCCATCTCCTCGTGGAGGAGCGATGGCGCCTTGGCCGTCTCGAAGCGCCCCTGGATCTGGGTCCACAGGCGGCTCAGGAACTCGATGTCCGCCGTCATCTCCGTCTCGCCCTTGCCCTCGGCCACGGTGCGGACGATGAACCCCCCGCCGGCCGGCCGCAGCCCCTTGACGATCCCGCGCAGGCGATCGCGTTCCTCCTCGTCGTGGATGCGGCGCGACACGCCCACGTGCCGGGCCTGCGGCAGGTAGACGATGTAGCGGCCGGGCAGCGAGATGAAGGAGGTGATGCGCGCGCCCTTGGTGCCGAGCGACTCCTTGGACACCTGGACGAGGATCTCCTGGCCCCGGCCGAGCACCTCCTCGATGGGCGGGACGGCCACCCCGGCGCGCGCCTCCGGCCCGCCCGCGCCCGGATCCTCGTCGGGCACCTCCTCGTCCCCCTCCCGGAGGATGGCGGCGTCATCCTCGCCGACGTTCGCCGTGTAGTCCCCCACGAAGAGGAACGCGTCCTTGGCGAGCCCGATGTCCACGAAGGCAGCCTGCATCCCCGGCAGGACGTTGGTGACGACGCCCCTGTAGATGTTGCCGACGATGGAGCGGCGCCGGGCGCGCTCCACGTACAGCTCGGCGAGCTGGTGGCCATCCTGCACGGCGAGCCGCGTCTCGGTCACGCCGGCATTGACGACGATCCGTTTTCCCACGGCAGCCCTCGATCCGGGAGGCACACCCCCGGCGGTAACCCAGCGGTTACTGGAACTGCCGCATTCGCACGGAGAGCAGGAGCCCCAGCGCCATGAGCGAGACGACCATGGAGGACCCTCCGTAGCTCATGAACGGGAGCGGGATCCCCACCACGGGAAGAAGCCCCGTCACCATGCCCAGGTTGATCAGCGTCTGGGCGGCGAAGAGCGCGGTCACGCCGAGGGCCACGAGGCGCCCCCGCGGCTCCCGCGCGCCGGCGGCGATCTCGAACCCCCGGAGCACCAGGAGCCCGTACGCCAGGATCAGGACGAGGCACCCCACGAACCCCCACATCTCGGCGAACACGGCAAAGATGAAATCCGTATGGCGCTCCGGGAGGAAGGCGAGGCGGCTCTGCGTGGCGCCGCTGACGCCCTTGCCCAGGAGCTGGCCTGAACCGATGGCGATCTTGGCCTGGATCACGTTGTACGCCGTCCCGAGCGGGTCGCGGAACGGGTCCAGATAGACGAGCAGCCGCTCCCGCTGGTACTCCCTGAGCGCGACCCACCCGAGCGGCATGGCCGCCACCGCCCCGAGGGCGAACCCCGCCAGCACCTTGAGGCGCACCCCCACCCCCAGGAGCACGGCGGCCAGCACCGGCAGGAGCACCACGGCCGTCCCCAGGTCGGGCTGGCGCACGACCAGGAGGAACGGGACCACCGCGAGGCCCGCCGTCCACAGGAGGGTCGCCCGCGAGAGTGGCCGCGCCCACCGGGAGGTCAGCGCCCAGGCCAGCGTGAGCACGAAGATCAGCTTGAAGAGCTCCGACGGCTGGACGGTGAGCGAGCCCACGTGGATCCAGCGGCGGGCCCCCGAGACGGTCCGGCCCAGCACGAGCACGGCCACGAGCAGGCCGAGCCCCGCCACGTAGAGGAGGGGCGCGGCGCGGACCAGCGTCTGGTAGTCCAGGCTCGCCACCACCACGAGCGCGCCGAGCCCCACGCCCACCCACCAGAGCTGGCGGAGCGCGATCTCCGAGCCGGTCCCGCGGGCGAGGCTCCAGAGCGACAGGATGCTGAGGGTGACGATCGCCCCCACGGCCGCCAGGAGCGTCCAGTCCACGTTCTGGAGGAGCCGGCGATCGATCCCGGAGATCACGAGTCGGTGCCCGCGAACGCCATGGCCACCTTCTCGAGGAAGATGGCCCGGTAGATCGCGCGCGCGATGGGCGCGGCGACCTGTCCCCCCTTGCCCCCCCGCTCCACCAGGACGACGACCACGACCTGCGGGTCGTCGGCTGGCGCGAAGGAGGCGAACCAGGCGTGGTCCTGGCCGCGGGCGCTGTCGCTGTGAGCGATGCTCTGCGCGGTGCCCGTCTTGCCCGCCACCTCGATGCCCGGCAGCCGGGCCGCGTGCCCGGTGCCCTCGCTGACCACCCGGCGGAGGGCGTCGCGGAGGAAGGCCCACACCACGGGCGAGAGATCCACCTGGCCGGTCATGTGGCTCGTCTCGGAGTAGGCCAGCGTGCCGTCGGCCCGCTCCACGCGCTGGATCAGGCGCGGCTTCCAGAGGATGCCGCCATTGGCGACGGCGGCCATCATCCGCGCCACCTGGAGCGGGGTGACCAGCAGCTGCCCCTGGCCGATGGACATGTTGACGGTGTCCCCCCCGTGCCAGGGGCGGCCCTGGCGCCGCCTCAATGCCGGCGACGGGACGAACCCCGGCTTCTCGCCGCCGAGCTCGATCCCTGAGGGCGCGCCCAGCCCGAAGGCCCGGGCGTAGCGGGCCAGGGCGTCCGGCCCCACCTTGAGCCCGGCCTGGTAGAAGAACACGTTGCACGAGCGGACCAGGGCCGAGCGGAGATCCACGTGCCCGTGACCCCCCTCGAGCCAGTCCTTGAACGTCCAGGCCCCGAGCCGGAACTCGCCGTTGCAGTACGTCCGGTCCATCGGAGTGAGCGAGCCCTCCTGGAGTCCCGCCGCCGCCACCACGATCTTGAAGACCGAGCCCGGGGCGTACTGGCTCTGCAGCGCGCGGTTCAGCAGCGGGTGCGTCGGGTCCTTCACCAGCGCGAGCCAGGCCTCGCGATCGAGGTTGCCGGCGAACCGGTCGAGGCCGAAGGCCGGGCTCGAGGTCATGGCGAGGATGTCACCGCTGCGCGGGTCCAGGGCCACCACGGAGCCCGAGCGCCCCGCCAGGGCCGCCTCGGCAGCCTCCTGGATCCGGCGGTCCAGCGTGGTCACCACGTGGGCCCCGGGGCGCGGCTCCTCGCGCTGCATGACCTGCACGGGCCGGCCGAGGGCGTCCACCTCGATCCGCTCGCCGCCGTCCCGCCCGCGCAGGTGCTCGTCCAGCAGCCGCTCGAGGCCGACCTGGCCGATCATGTCCCCGCGCCGGTAGCGCCCCTGCCGCGTCTGCTCCTCGGTCACCTCCCGCACGTAGCCGAGGAGGTGGGCGGCGAAGGTGTTCGTGGGATAGACGCGCTGGGGCTCGACCTCCACGACCACGCCCGGCAGCTCGAGCTTCCACTCCTCGACCCGTGCCACCTCCTCCAGCGAGAGATCCCGCCGGACGCGCACGGGCCGCAACGAGTCAGCCGGGACGCGCGCCAGCATCTCCTGCAGCTCGGCGAGGGGGATCTTGAGGAGGATGGACAGGCGCGCCAGCACCGAGTCCCGGTCCTCCATCTCCCGCGGGATCAGCGAGACCGTGAAGGCGGGGCGGTTGTCCACCAGCGCCAGCCCGTGGCGGTCGTAGAGGATGCCCCGGGGCGCGGCCACGGGGCGGACGCGGATGCGGTTGCGCTCGGACATGTCGCGGAAGCGGGCGCCCTCCAGCACCTGGAGATACCAGAGCTGCCCGAGGATGCAGACGAAGCCCGCGGCCACCAGGAGCGTCATCGCCAGCACGCGGCGGCTCCACGCCTCCTGCCGGGCGCCCGGCGCCGCCCTCATCTCCACGACAGCCGCGCGCGCGCCGCCTCGGCAAGGCCGACGGCCACCAGGCACGCCGCGCCGAGCGCGCCGTTGTAGAGGGCCTGGGGCGCGATGACGTCGGCCAGCAGCGCCGAGAGGCTGGCGGGATAATGGAAGAGCTGGAGCAGGCCGAAGCGCAGGAGCCCCTCGCCCGCGGTGAGGAGCACGAGTCCCGCCACCTGCACGAGCGGGCTTCCCACCTGCAGCCGGCCGCCGGCCAGGCCGAGCGTGAAGCCCGCCAGCGCCTTGGTGAGCGCCTGGACGCCGACGAGGCCGCCGCCCGTGGCGTCCTGCAGCAAGCCGGCGAGGAAGCCCGCCAGGCAGCCGACCTCGGGCCCCCGGCGCAGCGCCAGGAACGCCATGACGACGAACGGCAGGTCAGGGATGGCCCCGCCCACGGAGAGGGCCTGGACCACGCTCGTCTGCGCCACGGCCCCACCGAGCGTCATCAGCAGGAGCCCGATCCTCACGAGCTGTCCCTCTGGAAGAGCGCCGCCAGATCCATTGGCGTCTGGCCGGTCAGGAGCAGCACCTCCTCGACCCTGGCGAAGTCCGCCGCCGGAGCGAGCACCGCGAAGTGGAAGAGGGCGGAGCCCTTGTCCTCGACGGCCAGGACGCGCCCCACGGGGAGCCCCTTCGGGAAGACCTGGCCCAGGCCCGAGGTGACGATGAGGTCACCGGGGAGGATGCCCGCTCCGTCACGCGCCATGAACTTGAAGCGGAGCGTCCCCCCCGGCTCGCCCTCGACGAGCCCGGCCGTGCGGGTCCGCTGGACGAGGGCCCCCACCACGGAGGCCGGGTCGGTCAGGAGCTGCACCACCGAGGCGCCCGGGCGGACGCGGACGACCCGCCCCACGAGCCCATCGGGCACGATGACGGGCGTCTGGGTGGTGACACGGTCGCCGACCCCGCGGTTCACCGTGAGCGCCCGCACCCAGCCGCCGCTCTCGCGGCCGATCACCTCGCCCGCCAGGGTGGCCAGCGGCAGCCGCTGGCGCAGCGCCAGGAGCCGGCGCAGCCGCGCGTTCTCCTCCTGCGCCTCGCGGACCTGCAGCGACTCGACCCGGAGGCGCTCGTTCTCGGCGCGCAGCACGAGGTTCTCGCGCCACGCCGCCTTCCACTCGCGATAGCCGGTCCAGAGGGACTGCGCCCCGCGGTGCGCCCGGGCGAGCACGGCCTGCGCGGGGGTCGTGAGGACGGACAGCACGTCGGCGGCCCGCCCCGTGCCGCCCCCCCGGGTCTGAACCGTCAGGAGCAGCAGGCAGACCAGCACCACCGACATCAGGAGCGCGTACCTGCGAAATCTCACCGACGGCCACCCGCAGCGGCGGCGTCCGGCGCGCCCGGCCAGGGGAGCGCTAGGCGGGGATCGCCACCTTCTTGAGGAGATTGAGTTCGTCCAGAACCTTGCCGGTGCCGAGGGCCACGCAGGACAGCGGGTCGTCGCCCACGGTGATGGGGAGATCGGTCTCCTGGCGCAGGAGCAGATCCAGGCCGCGGAGGAGGGCCCCGCCCCCGGTCAGCACGATGCCCTTGTCCACGATGTCCGCCGCCAGCTCCGGCGGCGTCCGCTCGAGACAGGTGCGCACGGTGTCCACGATGGCCATGACGGGCTCCCGGAGGGCCTCGCGGATCTCCTCGTCGGTGACGACGATGGTCTTGGGAATCCCGTCGATGAGGTCGCGCCCCTTCACCTCCATGGTGATCCGCTCGCCCCCATTGGGGTAGGCCGACCCGAGCTTGATCTTGATCTCCTCCGCGCGCCGTTCGCCCACCAGCAGGTTGTAATGCTTCTTGATGTACTGGACGATGGCCTCGTCCATCTCGTCGCCGGCGATGCGGACCGACTTCGAGTAGACGATGCCGGAGAGCGAGATCACGGCGACCTCCGTGGTGCCCCCTCCCATGTCCACGATCATGTTGCCGCCCGGCTCCTCGATGGGCAGCCCGGCACCGATCGCCGCGGCCATCGGCTCCTCGATCAGGTACACCTCGCGCGCGCCGGCCTGCATCGCCGAGTCGCGCACCGCGCGCTTCTCCACCTGCGTGATGCCCGAGGGCACGCCGATCACGATGCGCGGCCGCACCAGGGTCTGCCGGCGGTGCACCTTGCTGATGAAGTAGTGCAGCATCTTCTCGGTCACGTCGAAGTCGGCGATGACGCCGTCCTTCAGCGGGCGGATGGCGGTGATGTTGCCGGGGGTGCGGCCGAGCATGGCCTTGGCCTCGTGGCCCACCGCGAGCACCGAGTGGTCGGCCTGGTGGATGGCCACGATGGAGGGCTCGTTCATCACGATCCCCGCGCCCCGCACGTAGACGAGGGTGTTGGCCGTGCCGAGGTCGATGGCGAGGTCGTTGGAGAAGAGTCCGGCGAGCAGGCTGAACAGCATGATGACTCCTGTGTGACGCCCGACGCGGTTAACGAGGGGTGACCGTCTGTCCTAATCTAGCACCGGCCCGGGCGCGGCACAACGGGCCATCTCGCCTGCGAGGACGCCGGCGCGCCCGCCGGCCGCGCGCGTCAGCGGATGCCCAGGGTGTCCGGCAGCCAGAGGGACAGCGCCGGGACGTAGGTGACCAGGAGCAGCGCCGCCGCCAGCGCGACCACGAAGGGCATGGCCCAGCGCGAGATCTCGGTCATGGGGGCGCCCGAGATGTGCGAGGCCACGTAGAGGTTCACGGCCACCGGCGGCGTGATGGTGCCGACGGCGAGGTTGACGGTCATCATCACGCCGAACCAGACGGGGTCCCAGCCGAACTGCTTCATGAGCGGGAGCAGGATCGGCAGGAAGACGTAGTAGATGGAGATGGCGTCGAGCAGCATGCCGGCCACCAGCAGCATGGCGTTGAGGAGCAGCAGGATCACCACCGGGCTCGTGCTGAGCCCGACGAGCGCTGCCGCCGCGCGGTCCATGATGCCCATGGTCGAGCCCGTCCAGGAGAAGAGCCCGGCGAAGGCCACCACCACCATGACCACGGAGGTGGACACGGCGGCGTCGCGGAACGTCTCGTAGAGGTCGCGCCAGGCGAGGTTCCGGTGCACGGCGAGTCCCACGAAGAGGCCGTAGGCCACGGCCACCACGGCCGCCTCGGTGGGCGTGAACACCCCGCCGTAGATCCCGCCCAGGATCACGACGGGCGCCAGGAGCCCCCACTTCGCCTCCCAGGCCGCGCGGCGGATCTCGGCCCAGGTCCCCCAGCGCTCGCCGCCCCAGCCGTGGCGCCGCGCGATCCACATCGTCGGCGCCACGAGCGCCAGGCCCATGAGGAGCCCCGGCACCACGCCCGCGGCGAAGAGCCGCGCGATGGAGGCCTCCGTGATGACGCCGTAGACCACGAAGGCCACGCTGGGGGGGATCAGCACGTCCGTGGTCGCGGCCGCGGCCACCAGGGCCGCCGCGAACCCGACGGCGTACCCGCGCCGGACCATGGCCGGGATCATCACGGTGCCGATGGCCGCCGTGTCGGCCGGGCCCGTGCCCGAGATGGCGCCGAAGAACACGCACCCGCCGATGGCGACCAGGCCCAGCCCGCCGGGCACGGGGCCGATCATCAGGTTCAGGAGGTTGACGAGCCCGCGCGACAGGCCCGCGCGGTCCATGACGAAGCCGGCCAGGATGAAGAACGGAATCGCCAGCAGCGGGAACTTCGCGATGTTCGCGTAGACGTTGGCCGCGGTGACCTGGATGCCGAGGTTGAACTGCCAGAGAAAGAGCAGGGCCGTGAGGCCGATGGAGGTGACGATGGGGACGCCGAGGCACAGGAGCAGGAAGAAGCAGCCGAAGAAGAGGAGCCCCGGCTCCATCTACTCCCCGAGCCTCCGCTGGGCCCGCAGGGCGCCCTGCACGATCCGGAGAAGGATGAGGGCGCCGATGACCGGGATGCCGGCCGTGTACCACCACTGCGGGATGGCGAGCGCCTCGGAGGTGGTTCCGAGCTGGCGCTCGCTCCGGATCTGTCCCACGCCGAAGTAGATGAGGGCGGCGAACAGCGCCAGCGCGAGGGCGGCCGCGAGCCAGATCGCGCAGCGCTGCATGCCCCGAGGCATCCGCTCGACGACCCACGTGAAGCCCAGGTGCAGCCCCTCGCGGAAGGCCACGGAGGCCCCGAGGAGCGTGAGCCAGACGAAGAGGCTCACCACCACCGCCTCGGTGAAGGCCAGCGAGTAGCGGATGAGGTAGCGGGTGACGACGTTGAGGAGCGCGATGGCCGTCATGACCGCCAGGAGGAGGACGCACGCGCCCTCCTCCAGGCGGTCGAGCCACCGGCTCACGCGCGCGGGCTCGCGCGCCTACTTCGTCCGGGCGACGATCGTCTCGGCCGACTTGACCAGGTCGGCCCCGACCTCGGTCACCCACTTGTCGTAGACGGGCCTGGTCTTCGTCCTGAAGGCGGCCAGCTCGGCCGGCGACAGCGTGACCACCTCCATGCCGTTCTTCTTGAGTGTCTCGACGGCCTCCGTGGAGCCCTCGAGCCCCGCGCGCGCCCCCTTCTTCTGCCAGGCCATCACCTCCAGCGCCGTCTTCTTGACGATGTCGCGGTCGGCGGGCGTCAGGCTCTCCCAGGTGATCTTCGACACGCCGAGGATCAGGGGATCGATGGCGTAGCTCCACAGGGAGATGTTCTTGTGCACCGTCCAGAGCTTGTACGGGAAGATGACGGACACGACGGGGTTCTCCTGGCCGTCCACCGTGCCCTGCTGGAAGGCGGTCTGGGCATCGCCCCAGTTCATGTTGATCGGGTTGGCGCCCAGCGCCCGGAAGGTGTCGATGAAGATCGGCGAGCCCACCACCCGCACCTTGAGCCCATCCATGTCCCCGGGCTTGCGCACCGGACGCTTGGAGTTGGTGATCTGGCGGAAGCCGTTCTCCCCCCAGGCCAGCGGGAGCACGCCCTTGGCCTCGACGAGCTTGAAGAGCTTCTGCCCGGGCTCCCCGCTCTCCACCGCGTCCAGCGCCTTGTAGGAGCCGGCGAACAGGAAGGGCATCGCGAAGAGGTTGAGCTCCTTGACCTGCGGCGACCAGTTGATGGTGGAGCCGAGCGCGAAGTCGGCCACCCCCTGGTTCAGCAGCGTGAACTCGTTGGTCTGCTTGCCGGCGAAGAGCTGGCCGGCAAAGTAGTTCTTGACGTTGATCCGGCCCTGCGTGCGCTCCTTGAGGAGATCGGCGAACCTCGTCGCCGCCTCCCCCCAGGGGCCCGTCGGGCCCACCACCAGACTGTTCTTGAACTCGGGCTTGTACTGCGCCGCGGCAGGAGCCGCGGACCAGGCGACGAGAAGCGAGAGGGACAGCGCAACGGGCAGGAAGCGTTTCATGGTGGTATCTCCTTGATTTGGCCGGTTCCCGCGAGCGGGTATAGCATGCCTCCGGAAGATGTGTCAACACGCGTCCCACATGGACGCATCGGGCGGAAATACCGCTTGACAGCGGGGCGGTGCGCTTGTAAAGTGAGGTGCGGTTCTAGGTTCATCCGGTCAGCCGATTGGTAGCGGGCACGAAGACGCGAAAGTCGAGATCAACGCCGCGGGGGCCTCAAGCCCAGCGGCGTTTCTGTTTGTCCTCCATTGTCGGAGGGCCCCCCGCCATGGTGGCGGGGTATCACCGAGGCGCAAGCCTCAGAAGAAAGGGTAGTGGTCCATGGCACAGGGTACGGTGAAGTGGTTCAACGACGCGAAGGGGTACGGCTTCATTTCCCAGGAGGGTGGCGAGGACGTCTTCGTACATTTCAGCGCCATCCAGGCCCAGGGCTTCAAGAGCCTGGCCGAGGGCGATAGGGTGGAGTTCGAGGTGACCCGGGGCCCGAAGGGGCTCCAGGCCTCCAACGTGCGGAAGGCCTGACAGCATCCCCAGCGCGAAAACGGACGGCCGGGCCCCCGCGAGGGGGCCCGGCCATTTTCATGCCTCCGAAGGCATCCGGCATCGGCGCGGGTGAAGAACAGCCTTGACAGGCCTTCGAGGGGGTTGGTAAGGTAGCGGCGGTTTTCGGGTACCGCTGACGTGTCGCTTGATCCGCACGCGAACGAAGCTGGTCGGTCCTGAAGGGCGCGAGCGCCGTGAGGACGCGAGTCCTCGTAGGCGCTCTTTTTGTTTCCCCCCGATCTCGGGGGAGACCCCGGCCATGGTGGTCCGGGGATTTCGTGGGCGGATCACCCCCGCTCAAGGAGAGAGGGAATCGAGGTATGGCACAAGGCACGGTCAAGTGGTTCAACGACGCGAAGGGGTACGGCTTCATCCAGGTCGAGGGCGGGGAGGACGTCTTCGTCCACTACAGCGCCATCCAGGCCCAGGGCTTCAAGAGCCTGGCCGAGGGTGACAAGGTGGAATTCGAGGTCACCAAGGGCCCGAAGGGGCTCCAGGCTTCCAACGTGAGGAAGATGTAGGACCGGCGCGAACCATTCGACGGCCCGCCGGACCTTCCGGCGGGCCGTTTTCTTTGTCGGGCGGCAGTGCTGCGGAAAAAGGAGCCCCGACGGCGTTTGCGGCTTCGGGGGTGCTGAGCCGCCCCGCTGGTGAAAAGCGGGGCCGTCGGGGCCGGTGGGTCCTGGGTCCTCCAGGGCCACCTTCAACAGCTTACTGCCGGGCCTTAGGAGGTGACCACCTCACAGATCACCGTAGGGGTACACATCGGCTGGATCACCTCCCTTTCTCGGCGCGGCCCGGCTGAGGGCCCAGGACCCATCACCGCGCACCGGACGCCGACTCCCGGCGCGAGGCTCGGCCACGTCGCTGCTGGCGGGATTGCCCGCGGGGACGCCAGGGGAGCCTGTGTGAGCTCCGACCGATTTCGCCCGAATCTTACATGAGCCGGGCATCGCCCGAAAGGTTTTTTCATTTCACGCTGAGCCGGCCCTGGTTCTTCTCGAGAACGCCGCGCCCCACGCCCTCGACCTTCCCGAGGTCCTGCACCCGCTTGAACGGCCCATGGGCCTGGCGGAAGGCGATGATGCGCTCGGCTACGCCCGCCCCCACGCCCGCGAGCTTCATGAGCTGCGCCTTCGACGCCTCGTTGATGTTGACCTTGGCCTCGCCCCTGCCCGCCTTGTCCTCGGGGCCCGCGACGACCCCCGGGACCAGCGCACACGACACCGCCAGCAGCACCATCGCGATCCATCCCGTCCGCAACGTCATGGCCTCCTCCTCGGTGGTGAGTGGATGATGAGACGCCTCGGTGGACGCGATTTCACTCCGGCGGGGACGAGCCGTCAATGTCCAGAATGCGATACACGACGCGTGGGGACGGGAGGATACAGCGGTCAGGGCGCGACGCGGAAGGTGAAGCGGCCCTCGCTCACGTGGCTGTCCACGGAGACGACACGCCAGCGCACGGTGTAGGCTCCGGGCAGGAGCGGCTGGAGCGAGAGGCGGAAGAGCTTCGGCGCGGAGCGGTCGATCCGGCCGTCGCCCCGGTCCACCCGGCGCCCGTCTTCGCCGACCACCTCGAGGCGGCTCCACGCCGGCTCGAGCGCCTCCGTGAACCAGAGCCGCACCTCGCGTGGCGGGGTGCGCAGCGCGCTCCCGGCGCGGGGGTCCGTGCGCTCGATGAGGGCATGCGCCGCGCCCCCCGTCGCCCCGACCAAGGCGATCAGGAGTGCCAGGACGGCCACCAGCGTCGTGCCGCCGTGCGCGCGCCTCACGACGGCGCGCGTGCGTCGCGTCACTCGTCCGCCGGGCGGGCGAATTCGCGGAGGCAGGCCTCCCACTCCCACGGCAGGAGCGACTGCTTCTTCGAGTTGCAGTCCTTGCAGGCGGGCACCAGGTTTCCCCGCACCGACTTGCCGCCGCGGACGAGGGGCACGATGTGGTCCGCGCTGAGGGCCCTCGGGCCCACCCGGCGCCCGCAGTAGTGACAGACGCCGTCGGCGATGCGCCGCTTCCACCACGTGCTCTGGCGCAGCTCCCGCGCGCGCGCCTTCTCGCGCTTGAGGTCGGCCTCGGACGCCACCGGGGTGAAGCGCTGGGCTGGCATCACGGCCCCTCGACGGTCGAGGAGAGGCGCGCGGACAGCTCCTCCCACTCCTTCATCAGCCAGGCCACCTGCTCCTCGGTCTCCCGGCGCGACTTGGCGATCTCGCGCGCCCGGGCACCGTCGCGGTAGAGATCCGGGTCGGCCAGGGCCAGCCCGATCTCCCGGAGGCGGGCTTCCATCTCGCCGATCTGGGTCTCGACGGCCGCCAGGCGCGCCTGGATGTCCCTGAGCTCGCGTTCGAGGCTCTTCCGCTTCGGGCTGCGCGGGCGGGCCGCCGGAGCGGCCTCGGGGGCGGGCGCGGCCGCGCGGCCGCGTCCTGGCTGAGGGGTGGGAGCCGGCGCCTTCTCCCCGGTGGCCGACTTGCGGGAGAGGTAGTCATCGTAGTTCCCGAGGAAGCTCGCGAGGCGCCCGGCCCGGACCTCGACCACCCGGGTCGCGATGCGGTTGATGAAGTACCGGTCGTGGGAGATGAAGACGATCGTCCCGGCGAAGGCGGCCAGCGCCTCCTCGAGCACTTCCTTCGAGGCCAGGTCGAGGTGGTTGGTGGGCTCGTCCATGCAGAGGAGCGCGGCGGGCCGGACGAGCATCCTGGCCAGGGCCAGGCGGGCCTTCTCGCCGCCCGACAGGACCGACACCCGCTTGTCCACGGCGTCCCCGCCGAAGAGGAAGGAGCCGAGGATGGCGCGGAGACGGCTGTGGGCGGCGTCGGGGGCGGCCGCGGTGATCTCCTCGAGCACGGTCCGGGCGGGATCGAGCGCGTCGAGCTGGTGCTGCGCGTAGTAGTGGACCTCGACGTGCTGGCCCAGCGCCCGCTCCCCGCGCTCGAAGGGGAGCACGCCGGCCAGGATCTTGAGCAGGGTGGACTTGCCGGCGCCGTTGATGCCGACCAGCGCCACCCGCTCGCCCCGCTCCACCAGGAAGTCGAGCCCGGCGTAGACCACGTTGTCGCCGTAGGCCTTGCAGACACCCGCCAGGCGCGCCACGACGCGCCCGGTGCGTGGAGGCTGGGGGAACTTGAAGTGGATCTTCCTCGCGGCCGCGTCCACCTCCACCCGCTCGAGCTTCTCGAGCATCTTCACGCGGCTCTGGACCTGCCGGGCCTTGGTCGCCTGGTAGCGGAAGCGCTCGATGAAGCGCTCGATCTCCTCGACGCGCCTGGCCTGGTTGCGCGCCTGGGCTTCCATGAGCGCCTGCCTCGCCTCCCGCTCGAGCAGGAAGTGGTCGTAGTCGCCGGGGTAGACCTGGATGCGCCCGCCGGCGAGCTCGGCGATGGAGGTCACCATGCGGTTGAGAAAGTAGCGGTCGTGGGAGACGATCACGACGCTTCCGTCATAGGCGGCGAGGAAGCCCTCCAGCCACTGGAGCGACTCCAGGTCGAGGTGGTTGGTGGGCTCGTCGAGGAGCAACAGGGCAGGGCGGAGCAGGAGCAGCCGGGCCAGCGCCGCGCGCATCCGCCAGCCCCCGGAGAACTCTTCCAGCGTCCGGTGGACGGCATCCGGTCCGAAGCCCAGTCCCCCGAGGATCACC
It contains:
- a CDS encoding ABC-F family ATP-binding cassette domain-containing protein; the encoded protein is MIALESVAKAYGGQELLRDCSWRIVSGERIGLVGPNGAGKTTLCRILAGVEEPDAGRVHRDGGVSVGYLPQEAGGSGGEHTVLAEALSGFDEVWQLEEALEDLAARMAHPDADPALTDRYGEIQHRFEALGGYRLEAQAKVILGGLGFGPDAVHRTLEEFSGGWRMRAALARLLLLRPALLLLDEPTNHLDLESLQWLEGFLAAYDGSVVIVSHDRYFLNRMVTSIAELAGGRIQVYPGDYDHFLLEREARQALMEAQARNQARRVEEIERFIERFRYQATKARQVQSRVKMLEKLERVEVDAAARKIHFKFPQPPRTGRVVARLAGVCKAYGDNVVYAGLDFLVERGERVALVGINGAGKSTLLKILAGVLPFERGERALGQHVEVHYYAQHQLDALDPARTVLEEITAAAPDAAHSRLRAILGSFLFGGDAVDKRVSVLSGGEKARLALARMLVRPAALLCMDEPTNHLDLASKEVLEEALAAFAGTIVFISHDRYFINRIATRVVEVRAGRLASFLGNYDDYLSRKSATGEKAPAPTPQPGRGRAAAPAPEAAPAARPRSPKRKSLERELRDIQARLAAVETQIGEMEARLREIGLALADPDLYRDGARAREIAKSRRETEEQVAWLMKEWEELSARLSSTVEGP